In Acidaminococcales bacterium, the genomic window CGCGCAAAGGCCGGCGGACGGCGCGAAAGGCCCGGGCGGCGAAATAAAGCATCCCTATGGGCCGGGCGACGTGGTTTTTGCCGCCGGCTGGCTGCACAGCGGCAAAGAAGAAGGGTTTGCCGCGATAAAAGAAAATATGCCGTCTTTGCGCATAGCATATCTCATTTACGACCTTGTCGCGCTTAAAGAAGGGGTCTGCCATTTTTATCCAGATGAGCATTTAAAGCTGCCTTTTCAGCGTTATTTTGCCTGGGCCTCACGTTATTGCGACCTGCTCATATACGGCGGCGAAACGGCGCGCCGCGACGGCGCCGCCTATCAAGCCGCCAACGGCCTGCCCGTTCCCCAAAGCCTTTCCGTACGCTTTGGCGCCGCCATAGCCCAAAACAAAGCGGAGGAAATTGACCGGCGGCCGATTTTGGCCAAATACGGCCTGCGGGAAGGCTATCTCCTGACGGTGGGGTCGATAGAGCCGCGGAAAAATTATGACGTCCTCTACAAGGCTTATGTTTTTTTAAAAGAAAAATATCCGGCGCGGCCCCTGCCGCAAATAGCCATAGCCGGCAGCCCGTTTCCCGGCCTTTGCGCCGATTTGCTTGACAATATAAAAAGGGATCCGCGGGTCAAGGGCAATATTGTGCTGGTTGCGCCGACAGACGAAGAATTGCATTGCCTTTACAAACATTGCCGGTTTTTCCTCCTGCCGAGCTTTTATGAAGGCTGGAGCTTGACTTTGCCGGAGGCAATGTCTTACGGAAAATTTTGCTTGGTCTCCGACGTCGCGCCGCTTAGGGAAATCGGCAAAGATTTAGTGGACTATTTAGACCCTTTGAATCCTGTCCGGTGGGCGGAAGCGATCGCGCATTATCTTTCCCGGCCCGACCTTGTCGCCAAGCGGGAAAGCCATGTCATAAACGACTGGCGGGCGGACGGCTGGCAGGACTGCGCCCGGGCAATATTGCGGCCTTTGAATAGCCTGGCGGAGAAAAGGGAAGGGTCGCTTTATTGCGATATGACGGTTTCCTTTTACCAGGCGCTCGGCGGCTATAAAATGAGCGGCGTTTTGCGCAGCGAACTTATGCTGGCGCGAAATTTCAACAAAAATTTTCCGCGGATGCAATACTTTGCTTTTCAGGGAAACAAATATTTGCCTTTGCGCCAGGGCGATTTGGCGGAAATACTTGGCGACGGCGAGATGGACGCCGCGTTTGAGATTTTCCGGCGCCGGGCGATAGAAATTGCCGCAAAAGGCAATTTGCTCGGCCAAACCGTATGGCAGCCGGACAACCGGCAAAGGCTAAAGGAAAGTTTTTGGCTGTTGTGCAGCGCACTGGCGCCCCAAGCGCAATATTATCTGATAAAAGCCGGCGTTGCGCTCAAAAAGGCCATTTATGGCGAACAAAGGGCAGAGCCGCCGCCAACGGGACTTTCCCCCGGCGCAGGCGGGGGGCTGCGGTTTCCGTTTGCTCGAGGGGACGTAGTGTTTTCCGCCGGTTCCGGCATTGCCGGCGAGCACTACCATGATTTTCTGGCGCTCAAAAAGGAAACTGGCTTTAAATACGCGCAGGTGATTTATGACTTTACGCCTGTCCTGGCGCCGCATTTGCATAACATGGAAGCTGTTGGGGCATATACCGATTTTATCCATTTTGCCAGCAAAGTTTCGGATATGATTTTTTATGGCGGCAAAACGGCCATGCAGGACGGCGCGGCGTATCAGCGGCGGCAAGGGCTGCCTGTGCCGCCGGCCTTGCCCGTCAGGTTCGGGGGGGACATCGCGAAAAATATTCGCCCGGACAAGCGCGCGGAGGAAAATACGCTCAAGGCGCTGGGCGTTACCGATAAATTTATCCTCATGGTGGGGACGCTGGAGATAAGGAAAAACCATGAAACTATTTATAAAGCGTATCTTAAACTGCTGCAAGAGGCAAAGGCGGACTTTCAGATCGTAATGGCCGGACACCCCGGCTGGAAGGCGCGGGATTTCTTTGAAATCCTGCGGCGCGACGAAAGAGTGAAAAACAAAATATTGACCTTCAGCCCGGATGACGGCCAATTAGCGGTTCTATACCGAAATTGCCGGTTTACTGTTTTGGCCAGCCTTTATGAAGGGTGGAGCCTCGTATTGCCGGAAAGCTTCCGCTACGGCAAGTTTTGCCTGGCCGCCGACGTAGTCCCCCTGCGGGAAACCGGGGGAGATTTTGCCGATTATGTGAATCCCTGGGACACCGGGGCTTGGGCGGAAAAAATCCATTGGTATCTTTCGCGTCCGCAAGAGCTGCGGGCGCGGGAAGAAAAAATCGCCGGGAAATGGCGCGGCGCTTCCTGGCAGTCCTGCGCGGATGAAATAGGCGGCAAATTGCAAGAACTGTTGCGCGCCGGCCTCCGGCCCCAAATGCCGCACGGCGAAAGGAGCATATAGTTGCGGCAAAACGAGGCAAAACACATCCTCCCTTTGACGGCTTTAAGGTTTTGGGCCGCCTGCGCGGTCTTCGCGCATCATTTTGACGCTTTCCTTGACCTTAGCATACCCGGCTTCGCGGCGCTTATGCGCTATCCGCTGGAAGGCAGTATTGGCGTAACATTTTTTTATATCCTGTCGGGTTTTGTCATAGCCTACAGTTATCAAAACAGGCTCGCCGACAAGGAAATGACGCCGGGGACCTTCCTTTTCTGCCGCTGGGCCAAGCTATGGCCGACGCACGTTGTAACTTTGCTGGCCGCGCTTTTCCTTTATAATAAAAATTTTACGGTAAAGCCGGAGCTATTGGCAAATTTCTTCCTGGTGCAAAGCCTGGTTCCTTATTCGGAGTATTTTTTCAGTTACAACGGGGTTTCCTGGAGCATTTCCAACGAGATGTTTTTTTACGGCTGCTTTTGCCTGCTGGCTTTTTTGCCCGGCAAAAGGATAGCGCAGATTTTTATCGGGCTGCTTTTGGCCATCGCCGCCGTCGGATTTTATCCTGGCCAGGAATTTTGGGGGGATTATACGGGATGGCTGCTGTACATAAATCCTTTTTTCCGCATAATTGATTTTTTGGCCGGCATAATGCTTTTTCATATCCGGCGCGCGCGCTTTCCCGGACTGGACGGCAGGGCGGCGACCTGCTGGGAACTGCTAAGCGTTTTTGTCCTGGCCGTTTTCGTTTTGTTTGGCGTCAGGTTTGATGTAAACGGATATCTGCGCGGC contains:
- a CDS encoding acyltransferase, translating into MRQNEAKHILPLTALRFWAACAVFAHHFDAFLDLSIPGFAALMRYPLEGSIGVTFFYILSGFVIAYSYQNRLADKEMTPGTFLFCRWAKLWPTHVVTLLAALFLYNKNFTVKPELLANFFLVQSLVPYSEYFFSYNGVSWSISNEMFFYGCFCLLAFLPGKRIAQIFIGLLLAIAAVGFYPGQEFWGDYTGWLLYINPFFRIIDFLAGIMLFHIRRARFPGLDGRAATCWELLSVFVLAVFVLFGVRFDVNGYLRGDLYYLLPMCLLIFIFSLDKGAISRLLSHPALVFLGESSFCLYMVHQPVLALLKRAFGAQLHTVGDMLVLAAFAAVAAVTLSALLHVFYEKPLHGCLKKLWTEKWRAQIRNYI
- a CDS encoding glycosyltransferase, whose amino-acid sequence is MAIWMDMTNSLAIWQGKIVGIIRAELEIAQNLKKEHPAVRFSVFANGRFTEIAKEDLNWLFSADSATRAYLAKMGRDKAPVSPKPKEAKSARDMLLEKYAGALSGASLAWPGRRERIVRGVKLLLETLPERVRPFAGLLAKGGYIPLRFFLFCAGKLTRPAGLGAAAQRPADGAKGPGGEIKHPYGPGDVVFAAGWLHSGKEEGFAAIKENMPSLRIAYLIYDLVALKEGVCHFYPDEHLKLPFQRYFAWASRYCDLLIYGGETARRDGAAYQAANGLPVPQSLSVRFGAAIAQNKAEEIDRRPILAKYGLREGYLLTVGSIEPRKNYDVLYKAYVFLKEKYPARPLPQIAIAGSPFPGLCADLLDNIKRDPRVKGNIVLVAPTDEELHCLYKHCRFFLLPSFYEGWSLTLPEAMSYGKFCLVSDVAPLREIGKDLVDYLDPLNPVRWAEAIAHYLSRPDLVAKRESHVINDWRADGWQDCARAILRPLNSLAEKREGSLYCDMTVSFYQALGGYKMSGVLRSELMLARNFNKNFPRMQYFAFQGNKYLPLRQGDLAEILGDGEMDAAFEIFRRRAIEIAAKGNLLGQTVWQPDNRQRLKESFWLLCSALAPQAQYYLIKAGVALKKAIYGEQRAEPPPTGLSPGAGGGLRFPFARGDVVFSAGSGIAGEHYHDFLALKKETGFKYAQVIYDFTPVLAPHLHNMEAVGAYTDFIHFASKVSDMIFYGGKTAMQDGAAYQRRQGLPVPPALPVRFGGDIAKNIRPDKRAEENTLKALGVTDKFILMVGTLEIRKNHETIYKAYLKLLQEAKADFQIVMAGHPGWKARDFFEILRRDERVKNKILTFSPDDGQLAVLYRNCRFTVLASLYEGWSLVLPESFRYGKFCLAADVVPLRETGGDFADYVNPWDTGAWAEKIHWYLSRPQELRAREEKIAGKWRGASWQSCADEIGGKLQELLRAGLRPQMPHGERSI